The following coding sequences lie in one Musa acuminata AAA Group cultivar baxijiao chromosome BXJ1-8, Cavendish_Baxijiao_AAA, whole genome shotgun sequence genomic window:
- the LOC135587685 gene encoding probable leucine-rich repeat receptor-like protein kinase At1g68400 → MGGNKMFSSPHSAQATLMLLLFLVLVNFSSMVVSSSSLGTLEGDLSALQEFKAACDSGGRLASWNRSDPSPCASWHGVTCAGGRVTRLVLEGLELAGPACLPAVMRLDQLRVLSLKSNRLSGPIPDLSPFSTLKLLFLAHNELSGPIPPSVASLSRLYRLDFGSNNLTGPVPASLNRLSRLLTLRLDSNRLSGAISGLVLPRLQDLNLSSNLLSGAVPPSLAAFPAAAFTGNPTLCGGPLPTCRDVVSDPSRPSASAAAPVSPAAVVVASSPSARPEIAPPHHAAAGDGRGGMNRVAVVAIVVGDFAVLVLVSGLLFCYFWRKFAGRSPSRLHEGEKIVYSSSPYAVQGNEAGSAAGSGFERGKMIFFEETKRFELEDLLRASAEMLGKGGYGTAYRAVLDDSTVVAVKRLREVHVAGKREFENQMETLGRLRHPNLVPLKAYYYARDEKLLVYDYMPNGSLFFLLHGNRGPGRTPLDWTTRMRMAVGAARGLAFIHQASRSPKLTHGNIKSTNILLDKDGNARLADAGLALLGPGAAAVGRAGGYRAPEAPSDGRRPWASQRADVYAFGVVLLELLTGKPAADGGASAVDLPRWVQSVVREEWTAEVFDLELMRYKGIEEEIVTMLQIAMSCTAVVPDQRPTMSNVVKMIENIHGGGAGGDLSPSHDSFDSVSDSPSGSDVA, encoded by the exons ATGGGGGGTAATAAGATGTTTTCTTCCCCACATTCAGCTCAAGCTACTCTGATGCTGCTGCTCTTCCTTGTGCTCGTCAACTTCTCTTCTATggtggtgtcttcttcttctttgggcaCTTTGGAAGGGGACTTGAGTGCTTTGCAGGAGTTCAAGGCCGCTTGTGACTCGGGCGGGAGACTGGCGAGTTGGAACCGGTCTGACCCGTCGCCGTGCGCGTCCTGGCACGGCGTCACCTGTGCTGGGGGTCGTGTCACCCGGTTGGTCCTCGAAGGCCTCGAATTGGCAGGCCCGGCCTGCCTCCCGGCCGTGATGCGGCTCGACCAGCTCCGGGTTCTCAGCCTCAAGTCGAACCGCCTCTCCGGGCCGATCCCCGACCTCTCTCCGTTCTCCACGTTGAAGCTCCTCTTCCTCGCCCACAACGAACTCTCCGGCCCGATACCGCCGTCCGTCGCCTCGCTCTCCCGCCTCTACCGTCTCGACTTCGGCTCGAACAACCTCACTGGCCCGGTACCAGCTTCGCTGAACCGTCTGTCCCGCCTGCTCACGCTCCGGCTCGATTCAAACCGGCTGTCCGGCGCAATCTCCGGACTCGTCCTCCCTCGCCTCCAAGACCTCAACCTGTCGTCGAACCTACTCTCCGGCGCTGTGCCGCCCTCGCTCGCCGCCTTCCCCGCAGCCGCATTCACCGGGAACCCGACCCTTTGCGGCGGGCCTCTCCCCACCTGCCGCGACGTCGTCAGCGACCCCAGCCGCCCCTCGGCCAGTGCAGCAGCCCCCGTTTCTCCAGCCGCCGTGGTAGTAGCCTCTTCCCCATCTGCCAGGCCCGAGATTGCCCCTCCCCACCATGCTGCCGCTGGTGACGGCCGCGGGGGAATGAACAGGGTGGCGGTGGTGGCCATCGTCGTCGGCGACTTCGCCGTGCTCGTCCTCGTCTCCGGCCTCCTCTTCTGCTATTTCTGGCGCAAGTTCGCCGGGAGGAGCCCGTCCCGCCTGCACGAGGGGGAAAAGATAGTCTATTCCTCCAGCCCCTACGCCGTACAGGGAAACGAGGCGGGCTCCGCTGCCGGAAGCGGATTCGAAAGGGGCAAGATGATCTTCTTCGAAGAAACGAAGCGGTTCGAACTGGAGGACCTCCTCCGGGCCTCGGCAGAGATGTTGGGAAAGGGTGGCTATGGGACGGCTTACAGGGCCGTGCTCGACGACAGCACCGTCGTCGCTGTCAAGCGCCTCCGCGAAGTGCACGTCGCGGGCAAGCGCGAGTTCGAGAACCAGATGGAAACCCTGGGGCGATTGCGGCACCCCAATCTCGTCCCCCTCAAAGCCTACTACTACGCCCGCGACGAGAAACTTCTCGTCTACGATTACATGCCCAacggcagcctcttcttcctcctccacg GGAATCGAGGACCCGGGAGGACGCCGCTAGATTGGACGACGAGGATGCGAATGGCAGTTGGTGCAGCGAGGGGCTTGGCGTTCATCCACCAGGCGAGCCGTTCGCCGAAGCTGACGCACGGGAACATCAAGTCCACCAACATCCTCCTCGACAAGGATGGCAACGCGCGGCTCGCCGACGCCGGGCTGGCCCTTCTGGGCCCCGGGGCCGCGGCCGTCGGTAGGGCCGGGGGCTACCGTGCACCCGAGGCGCCGAGCGACGGGCGGCGGCCGTGGGCGTCGCAGCGGGCGGACGTGTACGCGTTCGGGGTAGTGCTGCTAGAGCTGCTGACGGGAAAACCGGCTGCGGACGGCGGGgcgtcggcggttgacctcccgcGGTGGGTGCAGTCGGTGGTGCGGGAGGAGTGGACGGCGGAGGTGTTCGACCTCGAGCTGATGCGGTACAAGGGGATCGAGGAGGAGATAGTGACGATGCTCCAGATCGCAATGAGCTGCACCGCTGTCGTACCGGACCAGCGGCCCACGATGAGCAACGTGGTGAAGATGATCGAGAACATCCACGGCGGCGGCGCAGGCGGAGACCTCTCGCCTTCTCACGACTCTTTCGACTCGGTTTCGGACTCGCCCTCTGGTTCTGACGTCGCGTAA